GCCAGATCGGCGCGATCAAGCGTGTTCTATCCGCGCAGACTTTAGGTGCTCAAGAGATCACGTCACACTTCAGCGGCGCGAAGGCGGATTTGGTACGTCGTCATCTCGAAACGCTCATGCTCATGGGAGAAATCCACCAGAATCCTGATGGTCGTTTCCAGGGGCTTGCGTAGTCGGCGCGCCTGCCCATCGAATCGAGATGGTACTAGCCGCTTCTGCGCCACATTCCGCAGTCACACGCAATCGCACGTGGAGTTCCCAGCGCTCCCGCTCCTTCGCGCTGGATGGCGTTCGTCCAGCAAGATCACTGAGTATGACAACGCCCTCGTCATCGCAGCGTACGCGGTCACGGAGCGCCGGATCAACCGCTAGTGCGCGGACCACATTCGCGGCTCGGTCGACAGTCGTGTGCTCCCGATCCGTTGGACTCAGAAGCCGGCTCAATAGGGGGCCATCAGACACGCCACCATTCTACCTTCGAGCCATTCCCGTTCCACCATCACAAGAACGCGACTCAAGTCAAATCGTCGCGCCGTCCGAAGTCGTACACGGGTTTCGCCGTGTATGAGATTCCAAAAGGCTGAGCAGAGCGTCGAACGACAGATCTCGCCAATTCTCAGGAAACTGGTCCGTCTCCGCTAACACTTCCCAGCCGTCGCTGAGAATAAGCACGCTGCGATACTCCGTGATGTCGGCGCAGAACTCAAATATCCGGATGGACGTCCCGCCGCGATCGACCGTGCGCGTCGCAGCGCTGATCTTCCACTCGGGTTGGTGACTTCGCATGCGCACACGCATCTACTTCAGCAGCTTAAGCCCGCCGCGTTGCGGCAGTGGGCCAGTTCGCGGTTCATTTTTCGATATCGTTGTCGCCGGCTCGCCGTTCGGGCCACCGTAGGCGCCATACAATCGTTCAAAGTATTCCAGCATTTCATGCATCGACCTGAATTCTGAACGGTTATCCCGCAAAAGCCGAATGACACGGCCGGTCGATTGCTCCTGAGCAAGCCGCACGTCGACCAAGTGGCCTGCCTCAGGATGCTTGAGTCGAACCAGTGCCGTTTGTTCGCCGAGCAATTCGTATCGTAACGCGCGTTCGGCGGAGAACGTTGGGTCGTCGCGGTACGCGGCCCTGATCAACCGCCTGGCCTTCTGTGCCCGATGAGCAGCGCGCGTTGGCATTAACAAATACTACTTGGCAGAGTCCGGCACGGCGCGCATGACAACGAATTCAACGAACTTCGTGTTCGGTTCGAGCGCGAACGAGATCTGAAGCGCGCCGACTGTCACGTTCAGGAAATCGTTTGACGCGGCGTTCGCGAAGCCGGCCAGCCCTGACCGGCGCAGTTCGCGCTGCGCGTCTTCGGCGGTCTTGACGGTTGGATGTAGTGCAGCGAATTCCGTCTCAAGCCGCGACTGCTTCCAATTGGCATCTACCGACGGGGTGAGCGATCCGGCAAAAGCCTGATACCAAGCAGTATGGTCCGAGTCCCACTTCCGCGTGAGGTGCACCGTCAGTGTGGATAGATGCTGACCGGGATCTTGCTGCTTGGGACGAAACCAAAAGCTGAGCCCTTGGAGGTGATACTGAAGCTGCGGGCCGGTGATGCCTTCGACGCCGGGACTGACGGCAGATGGGCGACCGACCGCATCCGTAATAGCGTCTAACGTCCAATCAGCAATTGGTCGCCCGTTGAGCGTGCCCGCCCTCAAATCCACGGCAAGGGGCTGGCTCGGGGACTGCGCCTTTGCTGCGCCAAGCGTCGTCAGCATCAGTGGCACGAGGACGGCGCGGCAGACCGCCCGAATCTGGTAAGCCTGGAAGATCATTGCTGCTCCGGGACGGGGTATGTCGTTCAAGACTATTGTCTTAGGCTACGGTTGTTTCAAGACTATAGTCTATAGAGCGTTTGAGCCAGTTCCGGCACCTTCGCCGCATGCGACGGCAGAAGGCGCTAACCAAAGCGTTCGGTGCGGTGATTAACGGCGAGCGAAAGCGGCTGGGGATGTCCCAAGAGCGCTTGGGCCTGCGCGCCAAAATCCATCCGACCTACATCTCCCAACTCGAACGCGGCCTCAAATCGCCGTCGCTGGAAGTCATCGCAGCCTTAGCCAAGGCGCTTGGCAGGAAGCCACACGAGTTGATCCGCACGGCCGAGGAGAAAACGCACTAATAGGGCAGTCCGGCCGAAGCACGTGTGGCGGGCAAGGCAGGCGTGGCTAGGCTTTGTATACAATTAGCTGCGGGTACTGGCTGGTGGCTTCCCCAAACCGTCTACTAAAGCCCCTAAACGGCTCGCTGGGGCCTCAAACCCCCTAGCCGGCCGTGGGGCCAGCCTGCTTGCGGGCGAGGGCAGCAGGCGTAAATTGGGTGGGTGCGGCCGGACCGGGGCCGCAAAAACTGTTCGACCCAAACCCTGCGGGTTTATAGCTAGGAGAGCGTCGCCTCAGCAATCGCTGAGCGGCGCTCTTGTGTTTTTAGCGTTTTGCTATGTCAGAGTTCGACTCGTAGTTATTAGAGTTTTGGAATGTCGATGTGAGCAGGCGCCCAACTGTGCGAAAGCATTGGGCACGCGCCTCTCTGCCGTGAAGGATCGCCGCAACGCTCACACCGACAACCACTTCCTTACGAAATGCAGAGAGGCCATAAATGCTCGCGCGCGGAAATCGCAGACCCGACACAGCTGAGACCGAACGAGTCCTGCACTCTGGGCAAATCCCGAAGGAGTTGCGACGCCTGCGTCAGTGGGTGGCAGTTCGATTCGAACCGAATCCAAGTCAGCCGAGCAAGCCGGCAAAGGTGCCGTATTGCGACGAGCAAACCCGCGCGAGCCACGCTGATCCCGAGACTTGGCTATCGTACCGGCAGGCACGAGGGCTGGCGCGGGCCAAGGGATTCGCCGGAATCGGATTCGTGTTTACCGATGCCGACCCGTATGTCGGAGTTGATCTCGACGGGTGTCGCAATCCCGACAGCGGCGAGATTGCAAAATGGGCAAAACGAATCGTCAAGGTTCTGTCTTCGTACACGGAGCTGTCCCAGTCAGGCACCGGCCTTCACATCGTCGTTAAGGGGCGTCTGCCGTCCGGAATTCGGCACAAGTTTGATCGATTAATTGGCATGGCGGGCGGTAAGAAGGCCGCGATAGAGGTATACGAGCGCGTTCGATACTTCATGATGACGGGCCACGTGCACGAGGCGCGGCGCCGGATTGCGCGTTCGCGGTCGGGATTGGATTGGTTGATTCGGCGGTATCTAACGCCGTCAGTCCCTGGCACCACGATCGACGTGCCCCGCCACAACCTACAAATGCAAGATGACGAGGTGATTGCGCTCGCTGCGTCGATCAACAGATCGGAGTTTCATCGTTTGTTCGTTGCGGGCGAGACGCGGGCACCGAAGACGCAGAGCGAAAGCGACTACCAACTGGCCTGCATGTTCGTGCAAGTCGTTGGCGGAGACCTCGAGCGAATCGAGCGCTTAATGCGGCGGTCGGCGCTCAAACGAGAAAAGTGGGATCGACATCGCTCGTACTTGAAGCGCACGATCGCGGCCGCCATCAACGCCGCGGGTCTGACGAGCATCACACCGAATCATACGGAACAACGATTCTTCCCCTCGTTGCGATTTGTTATGGACAATCCCGAGCTGATGGAAAAGCCGACGGCGCTTGTGCCTCTCATCGCATGGCGCGGTCGCGTAACGCTGCTTGCCGGGCGAGAAAAACAAGCGGGCAAGTCCACTCTACTAGCCGCCGCTGCCAAAGCCGTTGCTCAGGCAAAACAGTTCCTTGGAGCGGACACATGCGAGAGGCCCGCGCCTGTTCTTTGGATAAGCGCGGATGAAGAGCACACAGCGGATGTGGCAACCCGGTTCTTGCCAATCGGTGCTAGCCGTGACCGGATCGCACTCCTGTACCCGTCCGGTTCACTGAGCGAACGACTCGCGGAGCTTGAACGAACCGTTGAGCACACGAAGCCAGCTCTCGTCATCATCGACACTCTCTCGAATTTCGCTCGAGTGCGAGATCCATTCTCTTCAACCGAGTGGCCCGAAATCTTGCTGCGCATCAAACGGCTGGCCAGAACGCACGACGCGGCAATCGTGCTGGTCCATCATACCGCGAAGAACTCGCCAAAGGAGTATCGTGACTCAACCTCGATCGGCGCGACGGTTGACCAAATAGTGATTCTCTCGCAGATCGCGGGCGCGCCATCTAGGGAGAGAGAGCTCGATTCCAGGGGTCGGATGACAGGCGTGGAAGAGGTGAGGATTGGGTGGGACGGGAGAACCTATTCCGTTGTACCCAGCCCTGCGGCAAGTCTCGCGCACCGAGTCTGCCAGTTTCTTGAAAGCCACGGGCCCGCTAGCCAACGCGCAGTCGAAACCGCAATTCGGGGAGATAGGGAACGTCTCCGCAGAATGCTCAGAGATCTGGTCAAGGGCGGCACGCTCGTTCGCGAAAAGGGCGCTCGCCGCGCCTACATGTACTCGCTCGTCTGACGGCCATGACGTCAAGACTCGCCGACAGTGCGCCGGACAGTTGGCGCATTCTCTCCCCAGCAGGAGTGCGCCAATGCGCCGGAATCCGCCCGACACATCAGCGCACTCGCCCACGCGGTTGCATACGAGTGCGCCATCCAGTGCGCTGCGCGACAAACCGATTCAGTGCGCCGGGTCCGCCCGCCCCTATGGATAGGGCGGGCGGCGCACACACACTATATAGGAACACTCATGACACTCAGTCGAATCACACGCGCAAACGCGGCACAACATGCGATATCTATTGGTGAGCGTGGCGAACTCGTAAGAACCTTCCTGCGAGATCATCCGAACGCGAGTCGTCAAGCAATTCTCGACGCGATGCCGGGCAAGCGAGCAAACTCCGGTGAAGCGCTTCGTCGCTTACTGATTCGCGGCAGCGTTGTGAAGGTGACGGGAGAAGTCGAAAACATGTACCGCCTCGTTCGTGAAGGCCACGGCTCAAGGAGCAGCACCTAACTCTGAGAGAGCGGCTTTTCACCTCACTATTCATCTACCCTACTATAGGAGAATTGGAGCACATGACGACACATGATGATCTCGGGACTGCCTGCTCATTGGCGGACGTGCGCTGCAGAGCTTGAACGTTTCGCTCCAGCAGCAGCACAAGCGTTTCGCGATGCCGCGGATCAACTCGATGCTTCTCTCCAAAGTGCAGAGGAGAGTGTCACGCTAGCAGAAGCCTCGCTCATCGGGGGCTATTCTGTCGACGCACTCCAGCGCATGGTCGCCGCTGGCCGGATCGAAAATGCAGGGCGTAAAGGCAAGCCGCGCATAAGAAAGGTCCACATACCGACAAAGCCCGGTTACGTGGCTCCTTTACAAAACTCTAAACACCGCGCTAAATTTCACCCCACGGCGGTAGTGGCTTCTGTCATTGCACGGGAGAAAACCCCATGACAATACAGGAGCGCTCTCCGGCGCAGGATCGCGAGATGTGGTCGTACGTCACCGGCAAGAAGGGCAAGAATCGCATTCGGGTTTTTGCGTGGCCGGCGAAAGGCAACTCGTTCTGGATCGACTACCGAGAGAACGGCAAGCGCATCAAGAAGTCACTCGGGCACTCGGACCACGACCGCGCGATTCGGCAAGCCGAAGAGGTAGCATCACGGTTGAGCCCTGACAGTGCTCGGCCGGCAGCGGGCGCGGTACTAACGCTGCAAACGCTTTTTGACATCTACGAACGTGAGGTCACCCCGCAGAAGAAATCAGGAAGCGCCAAGGGACATGATCGGCGTACGCTGCCGCTGTTCCTGACGTGCTTCGGTAGTGATCGCCGGCCCGATTCGTTGAACGTGCGTGACTGGCAGAGCTTCATCCGACGCAGATTGTCGGGCGAGCTGGCGCCGAAGTACAAGCGCGATGACAAGGGCAAGATCGTGTTTACTCCGGTGCGCGCACGAGTCGTCGAACAGGATTTGAAGTTGTTGCTCGCCGTTCTGAACTGGGCTGAACGTGCTCGCGGCGATGGTACCGGCTACCTGCTCGACCGAAATCCGTTGCGCGGACTGAAGCTGCCTCGGGAAGAAAGTCCACAGCGGCCGATGTTCACTCCCGAGCAGTGTTCGGCGCTTCTCCGCGCTGCCCAAGAACATTCGGCCACAGCAGAACGGTTTGTAATGCTCGCGTGGTATACTGGGCACCGTTCCGGAGCTATCCGGCAGCTACGTTGGTCGGATATCGACACCGAGGGCGGTACGATTCGTTGGCGCGCCGAGGTGGACAAGATTGGGTATGAGCACCGAAACCCGATGCATTCCGACCTAAACGCCTTTCTAAAGCGCGAACGGTCGCGGGTTGGTGCAATCGGCGACGCATGGGTATTCCCGCACGAAACCGACCCAAAGAAGCCAATGCCGCGTGAATGCGCTGTGCAGGAGCTATGGCCTGCCCTGCGCAATGCGGCCGGGGTTCCAGCCGGCGAGCGCTACGGTTGGCACTCGTTCCGTCGGGCTTTTGCCAATGCCCTGCGTGACGTGCCGTTGCGCGAGCTAAAGGACCTTGGGGGCTGGAAAAACCAAGGAACGGTCGTGGCCGTGTACCTGCGGCCCGACGAAAACGCGCAGCGCTCCGCGCTGGCCAAACTGGCAGTCGGTACCCGTTAGTTGGGTTTTGGTACCCGTTGCCATTTGGAAAAGCAAAACGCCGCAAGCAGCTAAGTGCTTACGGCGTATGCAATGGGCCCGGGAGGAGTTGAACCTCCGACCTCACGCTTATCAGGCGTGCGCTCTAACCACCTGAGCTACGAGCCCTTAGGGGCTTCGTTCGAGCCTAGAAGATTAACCGAGCGCGTAGGCAGGGTCAATCGATTGGGCGGGTGTTCCATCGCCCATCGCCCATCGCCCAGCGCCCAGCGCTCAATACCCTTTCACCCGATCCACCCAATCCATCACATCGAACGCCTGCGACCACTGCATGGCGAACGCCTGCCCGTCCGGGTAGCTGT
This genomic stretch from Gemmatimonadaceae bacterium harbors:
- a CDS encoding helix-turn-helix transcriptional regulator — its product is MRRQKALTKAFGAVINGERKRLGMSQERLGLRAKIHPTYISQLERGLKSPSLEVIAALAKALGRKPHELIRTAEEKTH
- a CDS encoding AAA family ATPase — its product is MLARGNRRPDTAETERVLHSGQIPKELRRLRQWVAVRFEPNPSQPSKPAKVPYCDEQTRASHADPETWLSYRQARGLARAKGFAGIGFVFTDADPYVGVDLDGCRNPDSGEIAKWAKRIVKVLSSYTELSQSGTGLHIVVKGRLPSGIRHKFDRLIGMAGGKKAAIEVYERVRYFMMTGHVHEARRRIARSRSGLDWLIRRYLTPSVPGTTIDVPRHNLQMQDDEVIALAASINRSEFHRLFVAGETRAPKTQSESDYQLACMFVQVVGGDLERIERLMRRSALKREKWDRHRSYLKRTIAAAINAAGLTSITPNHTEQRFFPSLRFVMDNPELMEKPTALVPLIAWRGRVTLLAGREKQAGKSTLLAAAAKAVAQAKQFLGADTCERPAPVLWISADEEHTADVATRFLPIGASRDRIALLYPSGSLSERLAELERTVEHTKPALVIIDTLSNFARVRDPFSSTEWPEILLRIKRLARTHDAAIVLVHHTAKNSPKEYRDSTSIGATVDQIVILSQIAGAPSRERELDSRGRMTGVEEVRIGWDGRTYSVVPSPAASLAHRVCQFLESHGPASQRAVETAIRGDRERLRRMLRDLVKGGTLVREKGARRAYMYSLV
- a CDS encoding tyrosine-type recombinase/integrase; this translates as MTIQERSPAQDREMWSYVTGKKGKNRIRVFAWPAKGNSFWIDYRENGKRIKKSLGHSDHDRAIRQAEEVASRLSPDSARPAAGAVLTLQTLFDIYEREVTPQKKSGSAKGHDRRTLPLFLTCFGSDRRPDSLNVRDWQSFIRRRLSGELAPKYKRDDKGKIVFTPVRARVVEQDLKLLLAVLNWAERARGDGTGYLLDRNPLRGLKLPREESPQRPMFTPEQCSALLRAAQEHSATAERFVMLAWYTGHRSGAIRQLRWSDIDTEGGTIRWRAEVDKIGYEHRNPMHSDLNAFLKRERSRVGAIGDAWVFPHETDPKKPMPRECAVQELWPALRNAAGVPAGERYGWHSFRRAFANALRDVPLRELKDLGGWKNQGTVVAVYLRPDENAQRSALAKLAVGTR